From the genome of Gemmatimonas phototrophica, one region includes:
- a CDS encoding histone deacetylase family protein: MHLWSSSQYAIELPEGHRFPMAKYALLREGVLREGLVSPERLHDPQRVDVHDLLRVHTPAYVAHILHGTLPYAEQRRIGLPWSEAFVERAFRVVQGTIEASESALEHGVAMNLAGGTHHAFPDRGEGFCTFNDVAVAIRRLQALGKVRRVAVVDLDVHQGNGTHGCFAGDPHVYTFSMHGAKNFPFHKVPGTRDVELNDGTGDDEYLALLQQHLPEVIREARPDLVVYLSGADPHEGDRLGRLKLTFDGLLARDRYVIGTCREVGIPVCTTMSGGYGRDVHDTVAVHLNTVRVLRAFARG, translated from the coding sequence CTGCATCTCTGGTCGTCCTCCCAATACGCCATCGAGCTCCCTGAGGGGCATCGCTTTCCCATGGCGAAGTACGCGCTGCTCCGCGAGGGAGTTCTGCGTGAGGGGCTCGTGTCTCCCGAACGGTTGCACGACCCTCAGCGGGTCGATGTGCACGACCTGCTGCGCGTGCATACGCCGGCCTACGTGGCGCACATTCTGCACGGGACGCTGCCGTACGCCGAGCAGCGGCGCATTGGGTTGCCGTGGAGCGAGGCGTTCGTGGAGCGCGCGTTTCGGGTGGTGCAGGGCACCATTGAAGCGAGCGAGTCGGCGCTGGAGCACGGTGTGGCCATGAATCTGGCCGGCGGTACCCACCACGCCTTCCCCGACCGTGGCGAAGGGTTCTGCACCTTCAACGATGTGGCCGTGGCCATTCGGCGATTACAGGCATTGGGCAAGGTGCGCCGTGTAGCCGTGGTGGATCTCGATGTACATCAAGGCAACGGCACGCACGGCTGTTTCGCCGGCGACCCGCACGTGTACACCTTCAGCATGCACGGCGCCAAGAACTTTCCGTTTCACAAAGTGCCCGGCACCCGCGATGTAGAGCTCAACGACGGTACGGGCGACGACGAATATCTGGCGCTGCTGCAGCAGCATCTGCCTGAGGTTATTCGCGAGGCGCGCCCCGACCTGGTGGTGTATTTGAGTGGCGCCGACCCGCACGAGGGAGACCGGCTGGGGCGCCTCAAGCTCACCTTTGACGGGCTGCTGGCGCGCGACCGGTACGTGATTGGCACCTGCCGCGAGGTGGGCATACCGGTGTGCACCACCATGAGCGGCGGCTACGGGCGGGACGTACACGACACCGTGGCCGTGCACCTCAACACGGTACGGGTGCTGCGCGCCTTTGCCCGGGGATAG
- a CDS encoding GMC oxidoreductase, giving the protein MQAAQTTEFDAIVVGSGISGGWAAKELTEKGLKVLMLERGHNIDHITGYTNATKGPWEYPHRGGRTQKMIAEYPVLSRDYPLNEKNLDYWANDKDSPYTETKRFDWYRGYHLGGRSLMWGRQSYRWSDFDFDANAKEGIAVDWPIRYKDIAPWYSYVEKHAGIQGTRENLPQLPDSEFLPGFALNCGEEHVAAQMKKNYGGKRHLIIGRSANLTQPLPGRGQCQTRDACWLGCIFGAYFSTQSSTLPAAVKTGNLTLKVNSIVHELVYDKDSKKVSGVRVVDAITKEATEYKAKIFFLCASTLNSTWLLMRSARDLWPGGLGSASGELGHNLMDHHFRLGASGRLEGFDDKYYHGRRPTGFYIPRWQNLFGDKQQYLRGYGYQGSASREGWGRAVAELGIGGDFKDQMAQPGQWTIGGTAFGEMLPDHSNKISIDETKTDKWGLPVLKIDCEIKENEKLMRKDMTVQMAEMLESSGVKDVKTFDSGYAPGMGIHEMGTARMGRDAKTSVLNANNQVWDALNVFVTDGSAMTSAAAVNPSLTYMALTARAADFAVNALKRREL; this is encoded by the coding sequence GTGCAGGCTGCACAAACCACGGAGTTCGACGCGATTGTCGTAGGCTCCGGTATCTCCGGCGGCTGGGCCGCAAAAGAGCTCACCGAAAAGGGGCTCAAGGTGCTCATGCTCGAGCGTGGCCACAACATTGACCACATCACGGGCTACACCAACGCCACCAAGGGGCCGTGGGAATATCCCCACCGCGGCGGCCGCACCCAGAAAATGATCGCGGAGTATCCGGTGCTGAGCCGTGATTATCCGCTCAACGAAAAGAATCTCGACTACTGGGCGAACGACAAGGATTCGCCGTACACCGAGACCAAGCGCTTCGACTGGTACCGTGGCTACCACCTGGGCGGCCGCTCCCTCATGTGGGGGCGCCAGAGCTACCGCTGGAGCGACTTCGACTTCGACGCGAATGCCAAGGAAGGCATCGCGGTCGACTGGCCCATTCGCTACAAGGATATCGCGCCGTGGTACTCCTATGTGGAGAAGCACGCCGGCATCCAGGGGACGCGCGAGAATCTGCCGCAGCTCCCCGATAGTGAATTTCTTCCCGGCTTTGCGCTGAATTGCGGCGAAGAGCACGTGGCGGCGCAGATGAAGAAGAACTACGGCGGCAAGCGGCATCTCATCATCGGCCGCAGTGCGAACCTCACGCAGCCCCTGCCCGGTCGTGGCCAGTGTCAGACGCGTGATGCCTGCTGGCTGGGGTGCATCTTTGGTGCGTACTTCAGCACGCAGTCGTCCACACTGCCGGCGGCCGTAAAGACCGGCAATCTCACGCTCAAGGTCAACTCCATCGTGCACGAACTCGTGTACGACAAGGACAGCAAGAAGGTGAGCGGTGTGCGCGTGGTGGATGCCATTACCAAGGAAGCCACCGAGTACAAGGCCAAGATCTTCTTCCTCTGCGCCTCCACGCTCAACTCCACGTGGCTGCTCATGCGTTCAGCGCGTGACCTGTGGCCCGGCGGGTTGGGGAGCGCGAGCGGTGAACTCGGGCACAACCTCATGGACCACCACTTCCGCCTCGGCGCGAGTGGCCGACTGGAAGGATTCGACGACAAGTATTACCACGGTCGTCGGCCCACGGGCTTCTACATTCCGCGCTGGCAGAACCTGTTTGGCGACAAGCAGCAGTACCTGCGTGGCTATGGCTATCAGGGCAGCGCCAGCCGCGAAGGGTGGGGACGCGCGGTGGCCGAGTTGGGCATTGGCGGCGACTTCAAGGATCAGATGGCGCAGCCCGGGCAGTGGACGATTGGCGGCACGGCCTTCGGCGAGATGCTTCCCGACCACAGCAACAAGATCTCCATTGACGAGACCAAGACGGACAAGTGGGGCCTGCCCGTGCTGAAAATCGACTGCGAGATCAAGGAAAACGAAAAGCTGATGCGCAAGGACATGACCGTGCAGATGGCGGAAATGCTCGAGAGCAGCGGCGTGAAGGATGTGAAGACCTTTGACAGCGGCTACGCGCCGGGCATGGGTATTCACGAGATGGGCACGGCGCGCATGGGGCGCGACGCCAAGACATCAGTACTCAACGCCAACAACCAGGTGTGGGACGCGCTCAATGTGTTCGTCACCGACGGGTCGGCCATGACCTCGGCCGCGGCGGTGAACCCGTCACTCACCTACATGGCGCTGACCGCGCGCGCGGCGGATTTCGCCGTGAATGCGCTCAAGCGTCGCGAGCTGTAA
- a CDS encoding PQQ-dependent sugar dehydrogenase: MRRSSLRLAAAVLLPVALMGGTAQAQGQVYKSSAHDYRIVTVASGFVNPWSVAFLPGGDLLVTERAGRLRIVRGGKLLPNPVAGVPVVVAAGQGGLLDVALHPAFAQNKVIYLTYSKQITGGSTTALYRARFENDALVDGKDIFVADTKGRPGHFGSRITFDKAGHVYISVGDRQIGPEGDLTAHPAQQLSNHHGKIIRLMDDGRVPADNPFVNKAGAKPEIWSYGHRNPQGLTIHPVTGDLWEIEHGPQGGDELNLIEAGKNYGWPVVGFGVNYGPGKAIHASTMLPGMENAKNVWVPSIATSGLLVYTGTKFPEWKGSVFVGGLAGQRLVRLTLDGQKAEVADNLVKNQGRVRDVRQGPDGFIYLAIDDSQGKPTSVVRLEPVARR; this comes from the coding sequence ATGCGTCGTTCGTCCCTGCGGCTTGCAGCCGCGGTTCTACTTCCGGTGGCGCTGATGGGCGGAACGGCCCAGGCGCAGGGTCAGGTCTACAAGTCGTCGGCCCACGACTACCGCATTGTCACGGTGGCCAGCGGGTTCGTGAATCCGTGGTCGGTTGCCTTCCTGCCCGGCGGTGACCTGCTGGTGACCGAGCGCGCGGGACGCTTGCGCATCGTGCGCGGCGGCAAGCTGCTCCCCAACCCGGTGGCTGGCGTGCCGGTGGTGGTGGCGGCCGGTCAGGGCGGCCTGCTGGACGTGGCGCTGCACCCGGCCTTTGCCCAGAACAAGGTCATCTACCTCACGTACTCCAAGCAGATCACCGGCGGCTCCACCACGGCGCTGTACCGGGCCCGCTTTGAGAACGATGCGCTGGTAGACGGCAAGGACATCTTTGTCGCCGACACCAAGGGACGCCCGGGGCACTTTGGCTCGCGCATCACCTTCGACAAGGCCGGCCACGTGTACATCAGCGTGGGCGACCGGCAGATTGGCCCCGAAGGCGACCTCACGGCGCACCCGGCGCAGCAGCTGTCGAACCACCATGGCAAGATCATCCGCCTCATGGACGACGGCCGTGTGCCCGCTGACAACCCGTTCGTGAACAAGGCCGGTGCCAAGCCCGAGATCTGGAGCTATGGCCACCGCAATCCGCAGGGGCTCACCATTCACCCCGTCACCGGTGACCTGTGGGAAATTGAGCACGGGCCGCAGGGTGGCGACGAACTCAATCTCATTGAAGCCGGCAAGAACTATGGCTGGCCGGTGGTGGGCTTTGGTGTGAACTACGGCCCCGGCAAGGCCATTCACGCCAGCACGATGCTGCCGGGCATGGAGAACGCCAAGAACGTGTGGGTGCCGTCCATCGCCACGTCGGGATTGCTGGTGTACACCGGCACCAAGTTCCCGGAATGGAAGGGGAGCGTATTCGTGGGCGGGCTCGCTGGACAGCGTCTCGTGCGCCTCACGCTCGATGGACAGAAGGCCGAAGTGGCCGACAACCTGGTGAAGAACCAGGGGCGCGTGCGAGATGTGCGTCAGGGGCCGGACGGTTTCATCTACCTCGCGATCGACGACTCGCAGGGCAAGCCGACGTCGGTAGTGCGCCTCGAGCCCGTCGCGCGGCGCTGA
- a CDS encoding glycoside hydrolase family 16 protein — MRAQRRSRRDNRRGELRLIAACFWVGTLISACSETASRTADSSTATTALADTLSGGWRLTWRDEFDGTSLDSSKWVAEQGNGFWNADSSAYVGGWGNEELQCYTANAANVQLRDGALQITALRETVRDASSRDPNATCHFTSARLKTRAQDGRALFAQQYGRVVFRARLPEGQGLWPALWMLPLRDTYGTWAASGEIDILEARGQNPHVVLGTLHYGGQWPGNVHTGMDYVLPDSGRISDWHEYAVEWTPGRITWSVDDSTYQTQTQWYSGIDSTQKAKGAAPFDQPFYLVMNLAVGGRFLGPPDSRTTFPGRLEVDWVRVYQRAREP, encoded by the coding sequence ATGCGCGCGCAACGTCGCTCTCGACGTGACAACCGCCGCGGTGAGCTTCGGCTCATCGCGGCGTGTTTTTGGGTGGGCACGCTCATCAGTGCATGCAGCGAGACAGCATCGCGCACGGCCGACAGCAGCACGGCAACAACGGCGCTCGCCGACACGCTTTCCGGGGGGTGGCGGCTCACGTGGCGCGATGAATTCGACGGCACGTCGCTCGACAGCAGCAAGTGGGTAGCCGAGCAGGGGAACGGCTTCTGGAACGCCGACAGCAGCGCGTACGTGGGCGGTTGGGGCAACGAGGAACTGCAGTGCTACACCGCCAATGCGGCCAACGTGCAACTGCGTGATGGTGCGTTGCAGATCACCGCGCTACGTGAAACGGTGCGCGATGCATCGTCACGCGATCCCAACGCCACGTGCCACTTCACGAGCGCGCGCCTCAAGACGCGCGCGCAGGATGGCCGCGCGCTGTTCGCGCAACAGTACGGTCGCGTGGTGTTTCGCGCGCGTCTCCCCGAAGGACAGGGGCTCTGGCCCGCACTCTGGATGCTGCCGCTGCGCGACACGTACGGCACGTGGGCCGCGAGTGGCGAAATCGATATCCTGGAAGCACGCGGCCAGAACCCGCACGTCGTGCTTGGCACGCTGCACTACGGCGGCCAGTGGCCCGGCAACGTGCACACCGGCATGGACTACGTGCTCCCTGACAGCGGTCGCATCAGCGACTGGCATGAATACGCGGTGGAGTGGACGCCGGGCCGCATCACGTGGAGCGTCGACGACTCCACGTACCAAACGCAGACGCAATGGTACAGCGGCATTGACAGCACGCAGAAAGCCAAGGGCGCCGCGCCGTTCGACCAGCCGTTCTACCTCGTGATGAACCTCGCGGTAGGGGGGCGCTTTCTTGGGCCGCCGGATTCGCGAACGACGTTTCCGGGAAGGCTGGAGGTGGACTGGGTGCGGGTATATCAGAGGGCGAGGGAGCCCTGA
- a CDS encoding TonB family protein yields the protein MRRISRHSSLAALLCLVATQRVHAQSDTLALVDDQSVDAPAIPTSFMRYPIASRNAGQMGSVYAVVTLDENGRIEPGSSRIISSSQPDFRRTVRGWLDSVSFRPPRRKGEPVRHRVCLPIHFIISRDARQLPKVNLPKPGPADYRDIGEQQLCERAAVMSVVAERLPF from the coding sequence ATGCGCCGTATTTCTCGGCATTCATCGCTGGCCGCGCTGCTGTGCCTCGTGGCAACGCAGCGTGTGCACGCGCAAAGCGACACCCTTGCCCTCGTCGACGATCAGTCGGTGGACGCGCCGGCAATACCAACGTCATTCATGCGGTATCCCATAGCCAGCCGCAACGCGGGCCAGATGGGGTCCGTTTACGCGGTGGTCACTCTCGACGAGAATGGTCGCATCGAACCGGGATCGTCGCGCATCATTTCGAGCTCGCAGCCCGACTTCCGACGCACCGTTCGGGGGTGGCTCGACAGCGTGAGTTTCCGACCGCCGCGTAGGAAGGGAGAACCGGTGAGACACCGGGTGTGTCTGCCGATCCATTTCATTATTTCGCGCGACGCGCGGCAACTACCCAAAGTGAACTTGCCGAAGCCCGGTCCCGCCGACTATCGGGACATCGGCGAGCAGCAGCTGTGCGAACGGGCGGCTGTCATGTCGGTGGTGGCGGAGCGGCTACCGTTTTGA
- a CDS encoding gluconate 2-dehydrogenase subunit 3 family protein, producing the protein MTDFEKLSGIDRREAIKRVSVLLGGVAFVGGSSLMTACAGDRPPAADTTKAAVAPAPIGEFSVADQQFLDEVADTILPTTAKSPGAKAAATGPFMAVMVTDTYTPEDQKVFRAGMTALDEACKAKHGASFMQATAEQRTALLTELDAEQHAFMKTKKPEEPTHYFRMMKELSLLGFFTSEIGYNKAMRYKETPGKYEPCLPYVKGETSWASHA; encoded by the coding sequence ATGACTGACTTCGAAAAGCTGTCCGGAATCGATCGCCGCGAAGCGATCAAGCGGGTGAGTGTGTTGTTGGGTGGCGTGGCGTTCGTGGGCGGCAGCTCGCTCATGACGGCGTGTGCCGGTGATCGTCCGCCGGCGGCCGACACGACCAAGGCGGCGGTAGCACCAGCGCCCATTGGCGAGTTCTCGGTGGCCGACCAGCAGTTCCTCGACGAGGTGGCCGACACGATTCTCCCCACGACCGCCAAGTCGCCAGGCGCCAAAGCGGCAGCGACGGGGCCGTTCATGGCCGTGATGGTGACGGACACGTACACGCCGGAAGACCAGAAGGTCTTCCGGGCCGGCATGACGGCGCTGGACGAGGCGTGTAAGGCCAAGCACGGCGCCAGCTTCATGCAGGCCACGGCTGAACAGCGCACGGCGCTACTCACGGAGTTGGATGCCGAACAGCACGCGTTCATGAAGACCAAGAAGCCGGAAGAGCCCACGCATTACTTCCGGATGATGAAGGAGCTGTCGTTGCTGGGTTTCTTTACGAGCGAGATTGGCTACAACAAGGCCATGCGCTACAAGGAAACGCCGGGCAAGTACGAGCCGTGCCTTCCGTACGTGAAGGGCGAGACGAGCTGGGCGTCGCACGCCTGA
- a CDS encoding DinB family protein, whose protein sequence is MYHTVEEFLNHWDYESSETLKLLEGLTDASLPQPMYPGGRTLGRLAWHIAQTVPEMMNQTGLAVVGVDEHAPAPSTAAAIAQGYAVAAASLASEVQSKWTDASLVSTDPMYGFTWTKAESMTALISHQIHHRGQLTVLMRQAGLRVPGIYGPAQEEWAEFGMEPPAV, encoded by the coding sequence ATGTACCACACCGTCGAAGAATTCCTGAATCACTGGGACTACGAGTCGTCAGAAACGCTGAAGCTGCTGGAGGGTCTGACCGACGCCTCGTTGCCGCAGCCGATGTATCCGGGTGGGCGCACGCTGGGGCGACTGGCCTGGCACATTGCGCAGACGGTGCCGGAGATGATGAACCAGACCGGGTTGGCGGTGGTCGGGGTCGATGAGCACGCGCCAGCGCCCTCAACGGCTGCGGCCATTGCGCAGGGCTACGCCGTGGCCGCGGCGTCGCTGGCGTCAGAAGTTCAGAGCAAGTGGACTGATGCCTCGCTCGTCTCGACCGACCCGATGTATGGCTTCACCTGGACCAAAGCGGAGTCGATGACGGCGTTGATCAGCCACCAGATTCATCACCGTGGGCAGCTGACGGTGCTCATGCGGCAGGCCGGGTTGCGGGTGCCAGGCATTTACGGGCCGGCCCAGGAAGAATGGGCCGAATTCGGGATGGAGCCGCCGGCGGTGTAG